One Fuerstiella marisgermanici DNA window includes the following coding sequences:
- a CDS encoding ArnT family glycosyltransferase: MTEKSNRPLIIGGLIAAALIYGYPLLLPTPLLEPDEGLHATISQEMVEHGEWIVPTFRGEPFLDKPILYFWAQMVSLKAFGMNEFAVRLPGLMFGLLGAITTGLLAGSLFGSRVGLLSCLVSMTMFIPLALAQAAVHDVALVPWTNLVVLCLWETERAAQQTSRRRWLAGAAGMLGLAILTKALIGVAIVGVGYGLFLIFSRTVSVGSCFRLMLAIVGGAVLASPWFIAMEIRIPGYAYYYFVERHVMGFATSTQRHGDQPWFYYLPYVTLGAMPWIWYIVPILRDEWCDRAKLSAIRPQMVLLLCWFGGGLLFLSVAKSKLITYALPLFPALAILCAVSWQRFANQRMSDVSARWFVRMIRCAGSLGAVVPFVILFVCGLILGVSWSPAAWLLAITASIGSGVTWWAFEKRRFDHSAAMLSVWVASVTCLVMTWPFQLFAESHSERSLANWINRQPVLPDHLILVGERPASVLFYLFRDLRKQLSPTRFSSRRLEDFSPQTQLAPGEVLAVTHKKIAEADVNQHAIPGAFTETVGQFQMFRRDERVPSLIHVATRSAQ; the protein is encoded by the coding sequence ATGACCGAGAAATCAAATCGCCCGTTGATCATCGGTGGACTGATTGCCGCCGCTCTGATCTACGGCTACCCACTGTTGCTGCCGACACCACTGCTGGAACCGGACGAAGGCCTGCACGCAACGATCTCACAGGAAATGGTGGAACACGGCGAATGGATCGTCCCCACCTTTCGTGGCGAACCATTTCTTGACAAGCCCATTCTATACTTTTGGGCGCAAATGGTTTCGCTGAAGGCGTTCGGCATGAACGAATTCGCCGTGCGGTTGCCCGGTTTGATGTTTGGTCTGCTCGGAGCAATCACGACAGGACTGCTGGCCGGAAGTCTATTCGGTTCGCGAGTTGGTCTGCTGTCGTGTTTAGTCTCAATGACGATGTTCATTCCGCTGGCACTGGCTCAAGCGGCCGTGCACGACGTGGCTCTGGTGCCCTGGACGAATCTGGTTGTGCTGTGCCTGTGGGAAACAGAACGAGCCGCCCAACAAACTTCGCGTCGCCGCTGGTTGGCCGGTGCCGCCGGTATGTTGGGCCTCGCGATACTTACCAAAGCGTTGATCGGCGTGGCCATTGTCGGCGTCGGCTATGGCCTGTTTCTGATCTTCAGCCGTACGGTCTCCGTTGGAAGCTGTTTTCGGTTGATGTTGGCGATCGTCGGCGGTGCGGTCCTGGCCAGCCCGTGGTTCATTGCAATGGAAATTCGCATTCCCGGCTACGCCTACTATTACTTCGTCGAACGCCACGTGATGGGGTTTGCCACTTCGACACAGCGACATGGCGATCAGCCGTGGTTCTACTACCTGCCGTATGTCACACTCGGAGCCATGCCATGGATTTGGTACATCGTGCCCATCCTGCGCGACGAATGGTGTGATCGAGCAAAGCTGTCGGCAATTCGCCCGCAGATGGTCCTGTTGCTGTGCTGGTTCGGTGGCGGACTGCTGTTCCTTTCGGTCGCGAAATCGAAGCTCATCACGTACGCATTGCCACTGTTTCCGGCGCTGGCCATTCTGTGTGCTGTGTCTTGGCAGCGATTCGCGAACCAACGAATGTCGGACGTGTCCGCTCGCTGGTTCGTCAGAATGATTCGATGTGCCGGCTCACTTGGAGCGGTTGTGCCGTTCGTCATTCTGTTCGTGTGCGGGCTGATCCTGGGAGTTTCCTGGTCCCCAGCTGCGTGGCTACTGGCCATCACAGCGTCGATCGGTTCTGGCGTCACATGGTGGGCGTTTGAAAAGCGGCGTTTCGATCATTCCGCCGCAATGCTTTCTGTGTGGGTCGCAAGCGTTACGTGCCTTGTCATGACATGGCCGTTTCAGTTGTTCGCAGAGAGCCATTCCGAGCGTAGTCTGGCAAACTGGATCAATCGCCAGCCTGTTCTTCCCGACCACTTGATTCTGGTTGGAGAAAGACCGGCCTCCGTGCTGTTCTATCTGTTCAGGGACTTGCGAAAGCAACTGAGCCCTACACGATTTTCGTCAAGACGGCTGGAAGACTTCTCGCCGCAAACCCAACTCGCCCCCGGTGAAGTCCTCGCCGTGACGCACAAAAAGATCGCCGAAGCCGACGTCAATCAGCACGCCATTCCCGGAGCATTTACCGAGACTGTCGGACAGTTTCAGATGTTTCGACGCGACGAGCGAGTCCCATCCCTGATCCACGTTGCAACGAGGTCTGCACAATGA
- a CDS encoding glycosyltransferase, with the protein MKPSACIFAEASEPIPYLPARAMSALDVSIVVPTYKEATNLTELAARLFAATDGAQLKAELIIVDDNSDDGTIELCEELAERYPLRLITRTEERGLATAVIRGMEETTGEYVLVMDADLSHPPMSVPSLLAPLKADKANFVIGSRYVAGGSVDESWSFFRHLNSRIAGWLAKGLTNAKDPMAGFFAIRRDRLGDVSKLSPCGYKIGLEIMVRCECNRVAEVPIHFQDRRHGESKLNLREQWRYIQHLLRLYTFQFPGLLRFAAFCTVGASGMVVDLALFRGLLPIVGLAAGRALAIWAAMTWNFEFNRRFTFQEPNGSNRLAEYGRFCTACLLGATISWSTSLTLMASFTHFSTSPVGAAVIGTGIAACVNYALCRVWVFGKRKIRKVPVTPKLSAEQFFNRGEAVSAP; encoded by the coding sequence ATGAAACCGTCTGCTTGTATTTTTGCCGAAGCTTCCGAGCCAATCCCCTACCTGCCTGCCCGAGCCATGTCTGCACTGGACGTTTCCATCGTCGTGCCCACCTACAAGGAAGCAACAAACCTAACCGAACTGGCCGCTCGCCTGTTCGCTGCAACGGATGGTGCTCAGCTAAAAGCGGAACTGATCATCGTAGACGACAACAGTGACGATGGCACGATCGAGCTATGTGAGGAACTGGCGGAACGGTATCCGCTGCGACTCATCACTCGCACAGAAGAACGCGGTCTGGCTACGGCCGTTATTCGTGGTATGGAGGAAACAACTGGCGAGTACGTCCTCGTCATGGATGCAGATCTGTCTCATCCACCAATGTCAGTCCCGTCTCTGCTAGCGCCGTTAAAAGCCGACAAGGCGAACTTCGTTATCGGCAGCCGCTATGTCGCAGGCGGCAGTGTCGACGAATCGTGGAGCTTTTTCAGACACCTAAATTCGCGAATCGCCGGCTGGCTCGCAAAAGGGCTAACAAACGCCAAAGACCCGATGGCCGGTTTCTTCGCGATCCGCCGCGATAGACTCGGCGACGTGTCGAAGTTGAGTCCCTGCGGTTACAAGATTGGCCTGGAGATTATGGTTCGCTGCGAATGTAATCGCGTTGCAGAAGTTCCCATTCACTTTCAAGACCGCAGGCACGGCGAAAGTAAGCTGAACCTCCGTGAGCAGTGGCGGTACATTCAGCACCTGCTGCGACTCTACACCTTCCAATTTCCCGGATTGCTTCGTTTTGCCGCGTTCTGCACCGTCGGGGCCAGTGGGATGGTTGTTGATCTCGCATTGTTCCGCGGTCTGTTGCCCATTGTCGGGCTTGCTGCCGGTCGAGCGCTCGCAATCTGGGCGGCCATGACATGGAACTTCGAATTCAACCGGCGGTTCACTTTTCAAGAACCGAACGGTTCGAATCGGCTGGCGGAATACGGCCGCTTCTGTACAGCGTGCCTGCTGGGAGCGACCATCAGCTGGTCTACATCATTGACGCTCATGGCCTCGTTCACACACTTCTCTACAAGCCCCGTCGGCGCGGCGGTCATTGGCACCGGTATAGCAGCATGTGTGAACTATGCCTTATGTCGCGTCTGGGTATTCGGAAAACGGAAGATCCGAAAGGTGCCTGTAACCCCCAAATTGTCGGCAGAACAGTTCTTCAATCGAGGCGAGGCTGTTTCAGCTCCGTAG
- a CDS encoding sensor histidine kinase gives MTLRTRLLLGICTTIIVTLSATHYGMFVLMKRQLLTEFDDALAAKARALAVLVEQDGDRVDIEFQKHPMQEFARGMRPEYYQVWHADGTVLARSRQLGKDDLAQLRGDRVVPQIKSVVLPDGRGGRAAGISFRPNMEGELPPVSPPPRRDPNGRIAGMEDDDNDALDLDESDYASRPLVTLVVARDTQDLDASLAKLTWLLAGSGLLATVIILGVLAWLVTQNLRPLQSLARQIGAVNEQTLNQRFALKNAPGELHPIVVRLNGLMTCLETAFQREKTFTADVAHELRTPLAGIRSTLEVSLSRPREADSYLLSMQKSLRISEETETIISTLLSLSRIEAGHAKLETDIVDLCSLLQRMWRPFEQRATEAGIHVVWNLKQHVVLKTDPGKLQMVIANLFDNATSYVDRGGDIVIATCFDDAANLHFSVVNSGCSLTNDQVKHACDRFWRGDAARSATGLHSGLGLALTRRIVQFLDGQIGISVKNSRFTADIQLPSTCIEATDDMANDSEDEMAVGLRSSESLTVRTLATDHSVV, from the coding sequence ATGACGCTCAGGACACGACTGCTGCTTGGGATATGCACGACGATTATTGTCACTCTGTCGGCGACGCACTACGGCATGTTTGTCTTAATGAAGCGGCAGTTACTCACGGAGTTTGACGACGCGTTGGCCGCCAAGGCGCGGGCATTGGCAGTGCTGGTGGAGCAGGATGGCGATCGAGTGGACATCGAATTCCAGAAGCATCCCATGCAGGAATTCGCTCGGGGAATGCGACCGGAATACTATCAGGTCTGGCACGCGGACGGCACAGTGTTGGCTCGTTCTCGGCAATTGGGGAAGGATGACCTCGCACAACTGCGCGGTGATCGCGTCGTTCCACAGATCAAATCCGTCGTTTTGCCGGACGGCAGAGGCGGTCGAGCTGCCGGCATTTCCTTTCGTCCAAATATGGAAGGCGAGTTACCTCCGGTGTCGCCGCCGCCACGACGCGATCCGAACGGAAGGATTGCCGGCATGGAAGACGACGACAATGATGCTCTTGATCTTGATGAAAGCGATTATGCTTCGCGGCCTTTGGTGACATTGGTTGTCGCTCGCGACACGCAGGATCTTGACGCATCACTGGCAAAGCTGACATGGCTGCTAGCGGGCTCCGGGCTTTTGGCAACTGTCATCATTTTGGGTGTGCTGGCATGGCTGGTGACGCAAAACCTGCGACCGTTGCAATCTTTGGCCAGGCAGATTGGCGCCGTAAACGAGCAGACGCTGAATCAGCGATTTGCTCTAAAGAATGCTCCCGGTGAATTGCACCCAATAGTGGTTCGCTTGAACGGATTGATGACGTGTTTGGAAACCGCGTTTCAGCGTGAAAAAACATTCACTGCCGATGTGGCCCACGAACTCAGAACGCCGCTTGCCGGAATTCGTTCAACGTTAGAAGTCAGCTTAAGTCGCCCGCGCGAAGCGGACAGCTACCTTTTGTCGATGCAAAAGAGTCTGAGGATCAGCGAAGAGACTGAGACCATCATTTCCACACTGCTGTCGTTGTCTCGCATTGAAGCGGGACACGCGAAGCTCGAAACCGACATCGTTGACCTTTGCAGTCTGCTTCAGCGAATGTGGCGGCCTTTTGAGCAGCGTGCGACAGAAGCCGGAATACACGTTGTGTGGAACCTTAAGCAACATGTTGTCCTGAAAACTGATCCGGGTAAGCTTCAAATGGTCATCGCCAACCTTTTTGATAACGCTACAAGCTACGTTGACCGCGGCGGCGATATCGTGATCGCGACGTGTTTTGACGATGCTGCGAACTTGCACTTTTCAGTCGTGAATTCCGGCTGTTCACTGACGAACGATCAGGTGAAACACGCTTGTGATCGATTCTGGCGAGGTGACGCTGCTCGTTCAGCCACGGGGCTACATTCCGGGCTGGGGCTGGCTCTGACGCGACGCATTGTGCAGTTTTTGGATGGGCAAATAGGCATCAGCGTGAAAAATAGCCGCTTTACCGCAGACATTCAGCTACCGTCAACGTGCATAGAAGCTACAGACGATATGGCGAATGACTCGGAGGACGAGATGGCCGTTGGGTTGCGTTCTTCGGAAAGTCTGACTGTTCGCACTCTTGCAACTGACCATTCGGTTGTGTGA
- the ric gene encoding iron-sulfur cluster repair di-iron protein — MTTALQLTDSVGAWVTEYPATSRVFEQHRIDYCCDGGRPLIEACAKGAVDVQTVLGELNDVISKAALEDAADKNVSSMSLTELCDSIVATHHEYLKRELPRLTQLVDKVVRVHGGDHEWLPRLGTSFLQLRDELNPHMLKEEQILFPALRTIEQSQEVPAFPFGSVDNPIHMMEHEHDVAGQALKAIREASSDFTLPDGGCNTFRAMLDGLRELEGDLHRHIHKENNVLFPRASKLAAELSGAATV; from the coding sequence ATGACGACAGCATTACAACTCACCGATTCCGTCGGTGCATGGGTGACTGAATACCCGGCCACGTCGCGGGTCTTCGAACAACACCGCATCGACTACTGTTGCGACGGCGGGCGACCACTGATCGAAGCCTGTGCCAAAGGCGCGGTCGATGTTCAGACGGTCCTCGGCGAACTGAATGACGTGATTTCAAAAGCAGCTTTGGAAGACGCGGCTGATAAAAACGTTTCGTCAATGTCGCTGACCGAGTTATGCGACTCCATCGTCGCGACGCATCATGAATATCTAAAACGTGAACTGCCACGGCTGACTCAGCTAGTTGACAAGGTCGTTCGAGTGCACGGTGGAGATCATGAATGGCTACCTCGGTTGGGGACGTCGTTCCTGCAATTGCGTGACGAACTGAATCCTCACATGTTGAAGGAAGAACAGATTCTGTTCCCCGCACTACGCACCATTGAACAGTCCCAGGAAGTGCCCGCGTTTCCGTTCGGATCGGTCGACAACCCGATTCACATGATGGAACACGAACACGACGTGGCCGGTCAGGCGTTGAAGGCGATTCGCGAGGCGTCGTCTGACTTCACATTGCCGGACGGTGGTTGCAATACCTTCCGAGCCATGCTGGACGGTTTGCGGGAACTCGAGGGCGACCTGCATCGGCACATTCACAAAGAGAACAATGTGTTGTTTCCGCGAGCTTCAAAACTGGCGGCCGAATTGTCCGGCGCTGCAACTGTTTGA
- the hmpA gene encoding NO-inducible flavohemoprotein, producing the protein MLSQTTIAIVKEITPAVAANAETITRRFYERMFAGNPEVKAFFNQAHQHTGGQQKALAGAICAYFTHIDNPAVLMPAVELIAQKHCSLGIKAEHYPIVGKHLLDAIKDIMGDAATDEIIDAVAEAYGFLADLFIDREAAIYDDQKGVPGGWNGYRTFVVDRKVVESDVVTSFYLKPEDEGLLPPFKPGQYITVKIDHPTTPTSPRNYSLSDRAGEGHYRISVKREERLLPDAPDGLISSHLHDAIEPGHRIQVGPPCGEFTIDPATSSDTPIVLLAGGIGVTPLLSMAKSLIHSNPDASVYFVQAARNSTAHAFAQELRTLATTGVNVKTRVLYDAPLPGDVESGRCDEAGFVTTDLLRDWTPHTEAEFYFCGPKPFMQNVHASLQELGVAEDRIRYEFFGPKQDLQATLVPA; encoded by the coding sequence ATGCTAAGCCAAACTACAATTGCGATCGTCAAGGAGATCACCCCGGCCGTCGCTGCGAATGCAGAAACCATCACACGACGGTTTTACGAACGAATGTTCGCCGGTAATCCGGAAGTCAAAGCATTCTTCAACCAGGCTCACCAGCACACCGGCGGCCAGCAGAAAGCTCTGGCCGGCGCCATCTGTGCGTACTTCACTCATATCGACAATCCGGCCGTACTGATGCCCGCCGTTGAATTGATCGCTCAAAAACACTGTTCGCTGGGCATTAAGGCAGAACACTATCCGATTGTCGGCAAGCATCTGCTGGACGCGATCAAAGACATCATGGGCGACGCTGCGACGGACGAAATTATCGACGCCGTGGCAGAGGCATACGGCTTTTTGGCGGATCTGTTCATTGATCGCGAAGCCGCCATTTACGATGACCAGAAAGGCGTGCCGGGGGGCTGGAACGGCTACCGAACGTTTGTCGTCGATCGCAAGGTCGTCGAAAGCGATGTGGTGACTTCATTTTACCTGAAGCCCGAAGACGAAGGTCTGCTGCCGCCGTTCAAGCCGGGGCAGTACATCACGGTTAAGATCGACCATCCCACAACACCGACGTCGCCGCGAAACTATAGTTTGTCGGATCGAGCGGGTGAGGGGCACTACCGCATCAGCGTGAAGCGTGAGGAACGCTTGCTGCCGGACGCACCTGACGGACTGATTTCCAGCCATCTGCACGATGCTATCGAGCCGGGCCATCGTATTCAGGTTGGACCGCCGTGCGGGGAATTCACGATCGATCCGGCGACGTCATCAGACACGCCAATCGTATTGCTGGCGGGTGGCATCGGAGTCACTCCACTGCTGTCGATGGCGAAATCGCTCATCCACAGCAACCCGGATGCATCCGTCTATTTTGTCCAGGCCGCTCGAAACAGCACAGCTCACGCCTTCGCTCAGGAACTCCGCACGCTTGCCACGACCGGCGTCAATGTGAAAACGCGAGTGTTATATGACGCTCCATTACCGGGCGACGTCGAAAGCGGTCGGTGTGATGAAGCGGGGTTTGTGACCACCGATTTACTTCGCGACTGGACGCCGCACACGGAAGCAGAATTCTACTTTTGTGGCCCGAAGCCGTTCATGCAAAACGTGCATGCGAGCCTTCAGGAACTTGGCGTTGCGGAGGATCGCATTCGTTACGAGTTCTTTGGACCAAAGCAGGACCTGCAGGCAACTCTGGTTCCTGCATAA
- a CDS encoding response regulator transcription factor, with amino-acid sequence MRVLIIEDYAPVREAVTQGVKEAGFAVDSASDGQEGLWYATKNPYDVIVLDLMLPKVSGMEILRKLRAARSAARVLILTAKDAVDDRVNGLNAGADDYLIKPFALEELLARVNVLFRRRYDHVGNVLEVGDLQIDTATQGVTRAGVAIEFTKREYSLLVFLAMRAGQVVSRTDIWENVYDFESDAHSNVIDVYIRYLRQKLERPGWSRMIHTRRGFGYVLTSDAKDDA; translated from the coding sequence ATGCGAGTGTTAATCATTGAAGACTATGCCCCTGTCCGTGAGGCAGTCACGCAGGGGGTGAAGGAGGCTGGCTTTGCCGTGGACAGTGCGTCGGATGGTCAGGAAGGCCTATGGTATGCCACCAAAAATCCGTATGACGTGATCGTGTTGGATTTGATGCTGCCGAAAGTGTCCGGCATGGAGATTCTCAGGAAACTTCGAGCGGCCCGATCAGCCGCTCGTGTGCTGATTCTTACGGCGAAGGATGCTGTGGATGATCGCGTGAATGGGTTGAATGCCGGAGCTGACGACTATCTCATAAAGCCGTTCGCTTTGGAAGAATTGCTCGCTCGTGTGAATGTGCTGTTCCGGCGTCGTTACGATCACGTAGGAAACGTGCTGGAAGTCGGTGACCTGCAGATCGACACGGCAACTCAGGGCGTCACTCGAGCTGGCGTGGCCATCGAGTTCACCAAACGGGAGTATTCTCTGCTGGTGTTTCTGGCGATGCGAGCAGGACAAGTGGTGTCTCGCACGGATATCTGGGAGAATGTTTATGATTTCGAATCGGATGCTCATAGCAATGTGATCGATGTCTACATTCGCTATCTACGTCAAAAGCTGGAACGCCCCGGCTGGTCGCGGATGATTCATACTCGCCGAGGCTTCGGGTATGTGTTGACGTCCGACGCTAAGGACGACGCATGA
- a CDS encoding nitric-oxide reductase large subunit, with amino-acid sequence MRRLWLLFVAVMIFSFLVLGWIGTRIYQEMPPLFDKVVTTDGVTLIDSGEVSAGQNVWQSMGGMEVGSIWGHGSYVAPDWTADWLHREAIFILDRWANDDFGGSFEDLNHEQQAQLQARLKKLMRTNTFDTSTGVVTIDPIRAEAFESNLAHYSDVFANGNTHYAIHAGAVSDPDRLRKLSAFFFWSSWSASTNRVDEPVSYTNNWPHEPLIDNVPTGDNIVWTGVSIIVLLAGISGMAWWYASKRDEEEDQPPPKSDPLALWEATPSQRATIKYFWVVAALILVQMLLGVITAHYGVEGDGFYGFPLAEWLPYSVTRTWHVQMGLFWIATAWLAAGLFIGPLVSDCEPKGQRLGVNVLFGALLLVVVGSLTGELLSVHNVLSDKVSFYFGHQGYEYVELGRVWQIALMVGLLLWLFLMIRVLLPAMKKTGQQRQLVILLAVATGAIALFYGAGLTWGRHTHLSMVEYWRWWVVHLWVEGFFEVFATTVIAFTFMRLNLIRPGIAAAAALLSATIFLSGGIIGTCHHLYFSGTPTVALAWGSVFSALEVVPLVLVGFDAMEDLRRSRTSPWVQRYKWPIYFFVSVAFWNMVGAGLFGFMINPPIALYYMQGLNTTPLHGHSALFGVYGMLGIGLMLVCLRVLIPGREWKDGMLRFSFWSLNVGLMAMCVLSLLPVGLLQTKASVEEGYWYARSSEFMQTELMQFLKWMRVPGDTIFFLGAVALVIFVAGLKTGHSFKEAATD; translated from the coding sequence ATGCGACGCCTTTGGTTGCTGTTCGTGGCCGTGATGATCTTTTCGTTTCTGGTTTTGGGCTGGATCGGGACGCGCATCTATCAGGAGATGCCGCCTCTTTTCGACAAGGTTGTCACGACCGACGGCGTAACGCTGATCGACAGCGGTGAGGTTTCCGCCGGTCAGAATGTGTGGCAATCCATGGGCGGTATGGAGGTTGGGTCCATCTGGGGACACGGCAGCTATGTGGCGCCGGACTGGACGGCCGACTGGTTGCACCGCGAAGCCATCTTCATTCTGGACCGCTGGGCAAACGACGACTTTGGCGGCTCGTTTGAGGACCTTAATCATGAACAGCAGGCTCAGCTTCAGGCCCGTCTGAAAAAATTGATGCGAACCAATACGTTCGATACATCCACCGGCGTCGTCACGATTGACCCGATTCGCGCTGAGGCATTCGAATCGAATCTGGCTCACTACAGCGACGTCTTTGCCAACGGAAACACTCACTACGCAATTCATGCCGGGGCAGTTTCTGATCCGGATCGTTTGCGCAAGCTTTCAGCCTTCTTCTTCTGGAGTTCCTGGTCAGCCTCCACGAATCGTGTGGACGAGCCGGTCAGCTACACTAACAACTGGCCTCACGAACCACTGATTGACAACGTTCCGACCGGCGACAACATCGTGTGGACGGGTGTCAGCATCATTGTGTTGTTGGCTGGTATTTCAGGTATGGCGTGGTGGTACGCTTCCAAACGCGATGAGGAAGAAGATCAACCGCCGCCGAAATCGGACCCGCTGGCTCTATGGGAAGCCACGCCGTCTCAGCGAGCCACAATCAAATATTTCTGGGTGGTCGCAGCATTGATTTTGGTGCAGATGTTGCTGGGTGTCATCACGGCTCACTACGGCGTCGAAGGCGATGGCTTTTATGGATTCCCTCTGGCTGAATGGCTGCCGTACAGTGTGACGCGAACATGGCACGTCCAAATGGGGCTGTTCTGGATCGCCACCGCATGGCTGGCAGCCGGACTATTTATTGGGCCACTGGTGAGTGATTGCGAACCGAAAGGCCAGCGGCTAGGTGTGAATGTGCTGTTTGGCGCGTTGCTTCTTGTCGTCGTCGGGTCGCTGACCGGTGAGTTACTGAGTGTCCACAACGTACTCAGCGACAAAGTGTCGTTTTACTTCGGGCATCAGGGCTACGAATACGTTGAGCTGGGTCGTGTCTGGCAGATTGCGTTAATGGTCGGTCTGTTGTTGTGGCTTTTCCTGATGATTCGCGTGCTGTTGCCAGCGATGAAGAAAACGGGCCAGCAACGGCAGCTTGTCATTCTACTGGCAGTCGCCACCGGAGCGATTGCGCTGTTTTACGGAGCGGGGCTGACGTGGGGACGACACACTCATCTGTCGATGGTGGAATACTGGCGTTGGTGGGTTGTGCATCTGTGGGTGGAAGGTTTCTTCGAAGTCTTCGCGACGACGGTGATTGCCTTTACCTTCATGCGCCTGAATCTGATTCGTCCCGGTATAGCGGCTGCCGCAGCGTTGCTATCCGCGACGATCTTTCTGTCGGGCGGAATCATCGGCACGTGCCACCATCTGTACTTCTCCGGAACACCAACGGTCGCGCTGGCGTGGGGATCCGTGTTCAGTGCATTGGAAGTGGTGCCGTTGGTGCTGGTTGGGTTTGACGCGATGGAAGACCTGCGGCGTTCGCGAACATCACCGTGGGTTCAACGTTACAAGTGGCCGATCTACTTCTTTGTTTCGGTGGCGTTCTGGAACATGGTGGGAGCGGGGCTGTTTGGCTTCATGATCAATCCTCCGATTGCTCTGTACTACATGCAGGGCCTGAACACGACACCACTGCACGGCCATTCGGCGTTGTTCGGCGTGTATGGCATGCTGGGGATCGGTTTGATGTTGGTGTGCCTGCGAGTTCTGATTCCCGGTCGCGAATGGAAAGATGGCATGCTGCGATTTTCGTTCTGGTCGCTGAACGTTGGACTGATGGCCATGTGCGTGCTCAGTTTGCTGCCGGTCGGTTTGCTGCAGACGAAAGCGTCTGTCGAAGAGGGTTACTGGTACGCTCGCAGCAGCGAATTTATGCAGACTGAGTTGATGCAGTTTCTGAAGTGGATGCGAGTTCCCGGCGACACAATCTTCTTCCTCGGAGCCGTCGCGCTGGTGATTTTCGTGGCGGGTTTGAAGACCGGGCATTCGTTTAAGGAGGCAGCGACGGACTGA
- a CDS encoding DUF1559 domain-containing protein has product MRHLQQSRRPAFTIIELLVVIAIVAILIALILPAVQGAREAARRMQCSNNLKQLGLALHSYESTHRVFPPSELNSYGDAGCDPGEVAVEDKPSACTDYESWTVLCLPFIEQTALAAEYDYESPWCSLKNRKAISTPLTIFNCPSTPASDRVDRFHVVGAAATDYGSVNRVDKAVFSDVFGVPIPSQSSRQGALAEYKANRAAEITDGMSNTLMLAECAARPGAYVFGRAMTDDQFQAYTDDEIVRHGSSLVAHDGIGWADPDAGFHVKGVRADGVTVYGPVFINGINAGETYSFHSGGAQTLLSDGSVHFLSENIDAWVYVSLCTRSGGEVVGEF; this is encoded by the coding sequence ATGCGACACCTACAACAGTCACGCCGCCCGGCATTCACGATCATCGAACTTCTGGTCGTCATAGCGATCGTTGCCATCCTGATTGCGTTGATCCTGCCCGCCGTGCAAGGTGCTCGTGAAGCGGCCCGGCGCATGCAGTGCAGCAATAATCTCAAGCAGCTCGGGCTGGCTTTGCACAGCTATGAGTCCACCCACCGCGTCTTTCCGCCGAGTGAACTAAATTCATACGGTGATGCCGGATGCGACCCCGGCGAAGTAGCAGTGGAAGATAAACCCTCAGCGTGTACTGACTACGAATCGTGGACTGTGTTGTGTTTGCCATTTATAGAGCAAACCGCTCTCGCTGCGGAGTATGATTATGAGTCGCCGTGGTGCAGCCTAAAGAACCGCAAAGCGATCAGCACGCCGTTGACGATCTTCAACTGCCCGTCGACGCCCGCCTCAGATCGTGTTGACCGCTTTCACGTTGTAGGGGCGGCGGCCACGGATTACGGTTCCGTCAATCGTGTGGACAAAGCCGTTTTTAGTGACGTGTTCGGTGTACCGATCCCCAGCCAATCATCTCGACAGGGTGCCCTGGCCGAATACAAAGCCAATAGGGCCGCCGAAATTACCGATGGCATGTCGAACACGCTGATGCTGGCCGAATGTGCGGCTCGACCGGGTGCTTATGTATTCGGTAGAGCGATGACCGATGATCAGTTTCAAGCATACACCGATGACGAAATCGTGCGGCACGGTTCGAGCCTTGTGGCCCATGATGGGATTGGCTGGGCCGATCCGGATGCTGGTTTCCACGTCAAAGGTGTGCGAGCGGACGGCGTGACCGTTTATGGCCCCGTCTTTATCAACGGCATCAATGCTGGCGAAACTTACAGCTTTCATTCCGGAGGCGCCCAAACCCTGCTTAGCGATGGTTCGGTTCACTTCCTGTCGGAAAACATCGACGCGTGGGTTTACGTTTCACTGTGCACACGTTCCGGTGGCGAAGTCGTTGGCGAATTTTAG